The proteins below are encoded in one region of Sulfolobus sp. A20:
- a CDS encoding amidohydrolase family protein → MDTVVVDVHSHFYPKTYVETLSKKGIITINGDKVMFKWGSNRSAFMDISGINLEKKIQYLKKLPYKFYSLLSISAPWTYTLKGKEEVRLVKECNNEYQKIVEKYGEYFGGLATLPMSDVNEAIEEADRAISDLGLHGFVIGTGVSEDGKTIADEEYKPLLERISKLDRPVFLHPGTLPLDKILKEELMAPIVSFPFETTYTITRLAISNKLREYNLKIVIPHGGGFVPYQIGRIDLLSNDQVTIKKDLLKYVYYDTIMYTRDSLDFLYKTVGSDHIVFGTDHPFFVSRPLDFLKYIEDTITEKEKVFYENAKKLFNLKI, encoded by the coding sequence ATGGACACAGTTGTAGTAGATGTTCACTCTCACTTTTATCCAAAAACTTACGTTGAAACTTTGAGTAAAAAAGGGATTATTACGATTAACGGAGATAAAGTAATGTTCAAGTGGGGAAGCAATAGAAGTGCATTCATGGATATTAGCGGAATTAACTTAGAAAAGAAAATTCAATATTTAAAAAAGCTTCCCTACAAATTTTACTCTCTACTTTCAATTTCTGCCCCATGGACTTATACTTTAAAGGGCAAGGAGGAAGTAAGATTGGTTAAAGAATGTAACAATGAGTATCAGAAGATAGTAGAAAAGTATGGTGAATATTTTGGTGGTTTAGCTACTTTACCCATGAGTGATGTTAATGAGGCCATTGAAGAAGCTGATAGAGCAATTAGTGATTTAGGTCTTCACGGATTTGTTATAGGGACTGGTGTAAGTGAGGATGGAAAGACTATTGCTGATGAGGAATATAAGCCTTTACTAGAGAGGATTTCTAAACTGGATAGACCAGTATTTTTGCACCCTGGAACATTGCCATTGGATAAAATTCTGAAAGAGGAACTAATGGCTCCAATAGTTAGTTTTCCATTTGAAACTACATATACAATAACAAGATTAGCGATCTCAAATAAGTTAAGAGAATACAATTTAAAGATTGTTATACCTCATGGAGGAGGATTTGTCCCGTACCAGATTGGGAGAATAGATTTACTTTCTAACGATCAGGTTACGATCAAAAAAGATCTGTTGAAATACGTTTATTATGATACTATAATGTATACTAGAGACTCTTTAGATTTTCTGTATAAAACCGTTGGAAGTGATCACATTGTATTTGGAACAGATCATCCATTTTTTGTATCTAGACCACTTGATTTCCTAAAGTATATAGAGGATACGATTACTGAAAAAGAAAAGGTATTTTATGAAAATGCAAAGAAACTTTTTAACCTAAAAATTTAG
- a CDS encoding fumarylacetoacetate hydrolase family protein, whose translation MVKLLTFSSKQNEIRRVGAYKDGKVIDLVEAYRLIYEAKPPIWFYNMKELIEGGDPAIQLVKKVLEDLNELNVDEKKEVIFEPNSILYHPPIENPEKIFLLAANYKAHAQETNYSPPKEPYIFTKFNNTLIGNNLPVIIPKSSEKVDYEIELAVIIGKKGKYINRRDAMKYVFGYTIANDISFRDKQFPTEPPYGMRWVHGKGMDGAFPLGPWIVTSDELENVYNSRLTLKVNGEIRQDAYAEDMIFKIDELIEYLSDGITLSPGDIISTGTPSGVALASGKYLKEGDMIEAEISTIGVLRNPVTREK comes from the coding sequence ATGGTTAAACTATTAACATTTTCCTCTAAGCAAAATGAGATAAGAAGAGTTGGTGCATATAAGGATGGGAAGGTAATCGATTTGGTAGAGGCTTATAGATTAATATACGAGGCTAAACCTCCGATCTGGTTTTATAATATGAAGGAATTAATCGAGGGCGGAGATCCTGCTATACAATTAGTAAAAAAGGTATTAGAGGATTTAAATGAGCTTAACGTAGACGAAAAGAAAGAGGTAATTTTTGAACCTAATAGTATATTATATCATCCTCCAATAGAAAACCCCGAAAAGATATTTCTATTAGCTGCTAACTATAAGGCTCATGCTCAAGAAACTAATTATAGCCCACCAAAAGAACCTTACATATTTACGAAGTTCAACAACACTTTAATTGGAAACAATCTACCGGTAATAATCCCCAAGTCATCTGAAAAGGTTGATTACGAGATTGAGTTAGCAGTAATCATTGGGAAAAAGGGTAAATACATTAATAGAAGAGATGCTATGAAATACGTATTTGGTTATACAATTGCAAATGATATAAGCTTTAGAGATAAACAATTTCCTACAGAACCCCCTTATGGTATGAGATGGGTTCACGGCAAAGGAATGGATGGAGCTTTTCCATTAGGTCCGTGGATAGTTACAAGTGATGAACTAGAGAACGTATATAATTCTAGGTTAACGCTAAAAGTTAATGGGGAAATAAGGCAAGACGCTTACGCTGAAGATATGATATTTAAAATTGACGAATTGATAGAGTACCTATCTGACGGAATAACTTTAAGCCCAGGGGATATAATATCTACCGGCACACCTTCTGGAGTAGCTTTAGCTAGTGGAAAGTATTTAAAAGAAGGGGATATGATAGAGGCTGAAATAAGTACTATAGGGGTGTTAAGAAATCCTGTAACGAGGGAAAAATAG
- a CDS encoding VOC family protein: MTNRLLSQLVSIEILTPKLDESIWFFKDVLGLYEVARKGRSVYFKGWQEWYTYSLKLTESETNGIKEITWRADSEDDLYKAAKIIESKGLGLGWDEGEPDLGVGKGFRFILPSGQIGKIVWDMKISRPIGELRTTAIKVRGKKPLNGIKAKDLSHTLVFAHNEESLLNSVNLLKSLGFKVNEYVKDGNKPLAYFMTVCGSSHDIAVALDSHGIPGRLSHLTYFVEYVTDVLTAADIYTEYGLEVIGGPLRHPVSGDTISTYVREPGGNIIEVTHGGYWNFVPDWEPLVWDIKEDTNWLTTWGHLRELVFEGTPIPPNKIETELKEIIRQKLNVNI, encoded by the coding sequence TTGACTAATAGACTATTAAGTCAACTCGTTAGTATTGAGATATTAACCCCAAAGTTAGATGAAAGTATTTGGTTCTTCAAAGACGTACTAGGTCTTTATGAGGTAGCGAGAAAGGGAAGGTCCGTGTACTTTAAGGGATGGCAAGAGTGGTATACATATAGTCTTAAGTTAACCGAGAGTGAAACTAACGGTATAAAAGAAATTACTTGGAGGGCTGATAGTGAAGACGATTTATATAAAGCAGCTAAAATAATTGAGTCTAAGGGATTAGGCTTAGGATGGGATGAGGGAGAACCAGATCTCGGAGTAGGTAAAGGATTTAGATTTATCTTACCTTCCGGACAAATAGGGAAAATAGTTTGGGATATGAAGATCTCTAGACCAATAGGGGAATTAAGGACAACTGCGATTAAGGTAAGAGGAAAGAAACCATTAAATGGTATAAAAGCAAAGGATTTATCTCACACACTTGTGTTTGCACATAATGAGGAGTCTTTACTTAATTCAGTAAATCTCCTAAAATCTCTAGGATTTAAGGTTAACGAGTACGTTAAGGATGGAAATAAGCCTTTAGCCTACTTTATGACCGTTTGTGGTTCATCTCATGATATTGCTGTTGCCTTGGATTCTCATGGTATACCAGGTAGATTAAGTCACTTGACTTACTTTGTCGAATACGTTACTGATGTTCTTACAGCAGCAGATATTTACACAGAATATGGCCTTGAAGTAATAGGGGGTCCATTAAGACATCCCGTATCTGGGGATACTATTTCAACTTACGTTAGAGAACCAGGAGGTAACATAATAGAAGTAACTCATGGAGGGTACTGGAATTTCGTGCCGGACTGGGAACCGTTAGTATGGGATATTAAAGAGGACACTAATTGGTTAACTACATGGGGTCATTTAAGAGAATTAGTATTTGAAGGTACACCAATACCTCCTAATAAAATAGAAACCGAATTAAAGGAAATAATTAGGCAAAAGCTGAATGTAAATATATGA
- a CDS encoding alcohol dehydrogenase catalytic domain-containing protein produces MKALVYHGPGVENLRLEEVKTPEPNSHEVLVKVKLAGITNLEYLIVNNLPYSLFTLKSPPPLTPMPHILGIEFSGFVERVGDHVKGIREGDRVAVYEVLFDGTCDMCSQGSTQICRKVGHIGINSNGGYAEYTIVPETNVFPIPDDMDWGLATSLSHSVTTAYHALNKANVKLGDTVVVFGASGNVGMFAVQFAKMLGANVVAVTRDPQNKEWLKEFGADYVVRPDEVVELVKKTTNGRMAEVSINPLGVDVWDKSIEVLGPNGKLVFFGGYKSLQVTLGPLPLIYGREISLISTRIGSLHEFKQVIKYYKKLKVKTWKIYELESANEAFKEVLDKNGKQFIKIS; encoded by the coding sequence ATGAAAGCATTAGTATATCACGGTCCAGGAGTTGAGAATTTAAGATTAGAAGAGGTTAAGACACCAGAACCAAATTCTCATGAAGTATTAGTAAAAGTTAAACTCGCGGGAATAACTAATTTAGAATACTTAATCGTTAACAATCTTCCTTATTCCTTATTCACTTTGAAGAGCCCTCCTCCCTTAACTCCTATGCCCCACATTTTGGGCATTGAGTTTTCTGGATTTGTAGAAAGAGTTGGTGATCACGTTAAGGGTATAAGGGAAGGAGATAGAGTAGCTGTATATGAGGTATTATTTGATGGGACTTGTGATATGTGTAGTCAAGGGAGCACTCAAATATGTAGAAAAGTAGGACATATAGGCATTAATAGTAATGGTGGATATGCTGAATATACCATTGTCCCCGAAACTAATGTTTTCCCCATTCCAGACGATATGGATTGGGGGTTAGCGACTAGTTTATCTCATTCAGTTACCACTGCATACCATGCCTTAAATAAGGCGAATGTAAAACTAGGAGATACCGTAGTAGTTTTCGGAGCTTCCGGTAATGTAGGAATGTTTGCAGTTCAATTTGCGAAAATGTTAGGAGCAAACGTAGTTGCTGTCACCAGAGATCCACAAAACAAGGAGTGGCTTAAGGAATTTGGAGCTGATTACGTAGTAAGACCAGATGAGGTAGTTGAACTCGTGAAGAAGACTACTAATGGAAGAATGGCTGAAGTATCTATTAATCCCCTTGGTGTTGACGTTTGGGATAAAAGTATAGAAGTTTTAGGACCTAATGGAAAATTAGTTTTCTTTGGAGGATATAAGAGTCTTCAAGTTACTTTAGGTCCTTTACCATTAATATATGGAAGAGAGATCTCACTAATAAGTACTAGAATAGGTAGTTTACATGAATTTAAGCAGGTGATTAAATATTATAAAAAATTAAAGGTAAAGACGTGGAAAATATACGAACTAGAAAGTGCTAACGAAGCATTTAAAGAAGTCTTAGACAAGAACGGTAAGCAATTTATAAAAATTAGCTAA
- a CDS encoding M20 family metallo-hydrolase produces MSEVKRDIENLGKIGKDPKGGVSRPALSEADIQARLYVIEKMKETGLKVYVDMGGNIIGIREGELKEPFISTGSHVDSVLNGGMFDGVLGVVGGIQVIREFVEDHIKTKFPTAVIVFTDEEGNSFTPFAGSKYFAGLIKKEELHSLKGKYENINFADAFKRFLNNLPKDVKVIEKFPYKIINHFELHIEQGPILENEGKQIGIVTGIVGILRIWIELIGKQSHAGTTPMSMRSDPMIPASAIIKNVRDSVLKYKDMVGTVGYIDVFPNVVNVIPGRVNLGVDIRSLEIKDLDKIKDEIIAHTMIESEREKVKVNFTSYIEEPALCSSENIFAIKRAVEELGYTFMDMPSRAGHDSQIMAKISKIGMIFVPSKGGISHAPEEWTDWEDIQRGVKVLKYSILNIMKG; encoded by the coding sequence ATGTCAGAAGTTAAGAGAGATATAGAAAACTTAGGTAAGATAGGTAAGGATCCTAAAGGTGGTGTTTCAAGACCTGCGTTATCAGAAGCTGATATACAAGCTAGATTATACGTGATCGAGAAAATGAAAGAAACTGGACTCAAAGTTTACGTAGATATGGGTGGAAATATCATAGGAATTAGGGAAGGTGAGCTAAAGGAACCTTTCATATCAACTGGATCTCACGTAGATAGTGTCTTAAATGGAGGAATGTTTGACGGTGTTTTAGGAGTTGTCGGAGGTATACAAGTTATTAGAGAGTTTGTTGAAGATCATATTAAGACTAAATTCCCCACAGCAGTAATAGTATTTACCGATGAGGAAGGAAACTCTTTTACACCCTTTGCTGGAAGTAAATACTTTGCTGGGTTGATAAAGAAGGAGGAATTACACTCACTAAAGGGAAAGTATGAGAATATAAATTTTGCTGATGCCTTCAAACGTTTCTTAAATAATTTACCAAAAGATGTGAAAGTAATAGAGAAATTTCCGTATAAAATAATAAATCATTTTGAACTTCATATTGAACAAGGTCCAATACTAGAGAATGAAGGAAAACAAATAGGTATTGTAACGGGCATAGTTGGAATTTTAAGAATATGGATAGAACTTATAGGTAAGCAATCCCATGCGGGGACCACACCTATGAGTATGAGAAGTGATCCAATGATACCTGCTTCCGCAATAATTAAAAATGTAAGGGATAGCGTGTTAAAGTATAAGGATATGGTAGGCACTGTAGGTTATATTGATGTTTTCCCAAATGTGGTTAATGTAATTCCGGGTAGAGTAAATTTAGGGGTGGATATAAGGTCATTAGAGATTAAAGATTTAGACAAGATTAAGGATGAAATTATTGCTCATACTATGATTGAATCGGAAAGAGAGAAAGTTAAAGTTAATTTTACGTCTTATATTGAGGAACCGGCTCTATGTTCAAGTGAGAATATTTTTGCAATTAAGAGGGCTGTAGAAGAATTAGGCTATACATTTATGGATATGCCTAGTAGGGCAGGTCACGATTCTCAAATTATGGCTAAAATATCAAAGATTGGAATGATATTTGTACCCAGCAAGGGAGGGATTAGTCACGCTCCAGAAGAATGGACAGATTGGGAAGATATTCAAAGAGGTGTTAAGGTACTAAAGTATAGCATACTAAATATAATGAAAGGTTAA
- the glcS gene encoding glucose ABC transporter substrate-binding protein GlcS: MKHSYSLVKGLSSTQIAIIVAVVVIIVVIGAVAGVLLTRKPTTTVVTTTVTSTITTSTTTPVVTTSTTGPIVFYTWWATEGKIALQHLVPAFENTTNIQVQPYVVPGAGGTNAKYAILALIEAGKPPALFQTQFGPNTISYAEAAPNGINSFVNITPYVQKWGLLNNTIYEVFQVGTYNGTMLSVPIDVEPDGFLFINAQLLREYNLPFPYNFSTLIYDTVQLANHGIHPWIIPGGDGGWDQFELWSAIFLSLAGPKLYNEMTYGTINLDNATVQKLINETNYWFLNFTSYDYPGWQSMTWTQGLTLLIQGKAAFQVNGIWVTAYAYDFLNTTAYPPLPQYINNSSVVFIESPFPGTQNYYMLAVGSVGIPVGPQEQQALQLAHFWTSYQGMEIWSKWKGLTYYKNATDYFNTPAQWYEYQLLLNDSGHPQDFVYSLPNGGVFADVFAQINSGLLTLQQVGNAGLSAWNSTLVSAMQEEESEWLAAAKLGLGYLGFPNHPFANYYPPWVTNPAAYGLKSSKSDNNNSFMWIPLMLVLLGSVTLVSDVSTSKGYFKRLFKILRINS, encoded by the coding sequence ATGAAACATAGTTATAGTTTAGTTAAGGGTTTATCATCAACACAAATAGCCATAATTGTTGCTGTAGTAGTAATAATTGTAGTTATTGGGGCAGTAGCAGGAGTACTACTAACAAGAAAACCAACAACAACAGTAGTAACAACAACAGTAACAAGCACAATAACAACAAGCACAACAACACCAGTAGTGACAACAAGCACAACAGGACCAATAGTATTCTACACATGGTGGGCAACAGAAGGAAAAATAGCCCTACAACACTTAGTACCAGCATTTGAGAATACAACTAATATTCAAGTACAACCCTATGTCGTGCCTGGAGCTGGTGGGACAAACGCTAAATACGCAATATTAGCTCTAATAGAGGCTGGAAAACCACCAGCACTCTTCCAGACACAGTTTGGTCCAAACACAATTAGTTATGCTGAGGCCGCGCCTAACGGTATAAACTCATTTGTAAATATTACACCTTATGTGCAGAAGTGGGGACTATTGAACAATACTATTTACGAGGTATTTCAGGTTGGTACTTATAATGGAACTATGCTCTCTGTCCCTATTGATGTTGAACCTGATGGTTTTCTATTCATTAATGCTCAATTATTAAGGGAGTATAATTTACCATTCCCATACAACTTTAGCACACTAATCTACGATACTGTACAGTTGGCAAACCATGGAATCCATCCATGGATAATACCAGGTGGTGATGGTGGATGGGATCAATTTGAATTGTGGTCAGCAATATTCTTATCATTGGCAGGGCCAAAGCTATATAACGAAATGACGTATGGAACTATAAACTTGGATAACGCTACAGTTCAAAAACTAATAAATGAGACTAATTATTGGTTCTTGAACTTCACATCCTACGATTACCCAGGATGGCAATCGATGACGTGGACGCAAGGGTTAACACTACTAATTCAAGGAAAAGCAGCTTTTCAAGTTAATGGTATATGGGTTACTGCATACGCATATGATTTTCTAAACACTACAGCATATCCCCCATTGCCGCAATACATTAATAACTCAAGCGTAGTGTTCATAGAATCACCATTCCCTGGAACACAGAACTATTATATGTTAGCAGTAGGATCAGTAGGCATACCAGTAGGTCCTCAAGAACAACAAGCTTTGCAACTAGCCCACTTCTGGACGTCATATCAAGGAATGGAAATATGGAGTAAGTGGAAAGGATTAACGTATTACAAAAACGCTACTGACTACTTTAACACTCCTGCACAATGGTATGAGTACCAACTATTGCTAAATGATTCTGGCCATCCGCAAGATTTCGTTTATTCCTTACCGAATGGAGGTGTATTCGCTGATGTTTTCGCACAAATCAACTCTGGATTACTAACACTACAACAAGTCGGTAATGCAGGTTTATCAGCTTGGAACTCAACACTAGTCTCAGCAATGCAAGAAGAGGAGAGTGAATGGCTAGCAGCAGCAAAACTAGGCTTAGGATACTTAGGATTTCCAAACCATCCATTTGCAAACTATTATCCACCATGGGTAACGAATCCAGCAGCATATGGGTTAAAGAGTAGTAAAAGTGATAACAACAACAGCTTCATGTGGATACCATTAATGTTAGTTCTGTTAGGATCAGTTACTTTAGTAAGTGATGTGTCGACAAGTAAAGGGTATTTCAAAAGACTTTTTAAAATCTTGCGAATTAATTCATGA
- a CDS encoding zinc ribbon domain-containing protein, with translation MEREWKILSRFRDFHKKAKNILENSARKIGKWIVEMDKLFNVSAIYLEDLNNLIKSVRSLLIKFRDKLYLMEYHRIQYWIEWEAKKHGLKVVYVDAYSSSRCPKCGNEMEEVGYRNFHCVKCGYENDRDVIAILYGSLTLSTASHMRDVSSNR, from the coding sequence ATGGAAAGAGAGTGGAAAATATTAAGTAGGTTTAGGGATTTCCACAAGAAGGCTAAAAACATCTTGGAGAACTCAGCTAGAAAAATTGGGAAGTGGATTGTTGAAATGGATAAATTATTTAACGTTTCAGCTATTTACTTAGAGGATTTAAATAACTTGATAAAGAGCGTTAGAAGCCTATTAATAAAGTTTAGGGATAAGCTCTATCTCATGGAGTACCATAGGATACAATATTGGATCGAGTGGGAGGCTAAGAAGCATGGGCTTAAGGTTGTTTATGTTGACGCTTACTCCTCTTCGCGTTGTCCTAAGTGTGGTAATGAGATGGAGGAGGTTGGTTATAGGAATTTTCATTGTGTGAAGTGCGGTTATGAGAATGATAGAGATGTTATTGCTATTTTGTATGGTTCTCTGACCCTCTCGACTGCCTCTCATATGAGAGATGTAAGCTCAAATCGATGA
- a CDS encoding Lrp/AsnC family transcriptional regulator, whose amino-acid sequence MLKLDELDLKILKRIQADGRFNLQNLAEEFKMPKSTILYRIRRMEKEGCVDNNFIHPHKIQFYSNLC is encoded by the coding sequence ATGTTAAAGCTAGACGAGTTAGATCTTAAAATATTGAAACGTATACAAGCTGATGGAAGATTTAATCTACAGAACTTAGCAGAAGAGTTTAAGATGCCTAAGTCTACAATCCTATATAGAATAAGGAGAATGGAAAAGGAAGGGTGTGTGGACAACAATTTCATCCACCCCCATAAAATTCAATTTTATTCCAACTTATGCTAA
- a CDS encoding Lrp/AsnC family transcriptional regulator produces the protein MSTHKEGIITGYYTGIDARKLGYDYLVITLIKSRYGKEHYDNLARDLSRLPGVWGVYFVLGNIDFIVMARFKDRDDFMQNYLNKITTIKNIQSSNTHIILSIAKENFYEVF, from the coding sequence TTGTCCACACACAAGGAAGGTATAATAACGGGATATTATACCGGAATAGATGCCAGAAAGCTAGGCTATGATTACCTCGTTATAACTCTTATTAAATCTAGATATGGGAAGGAACATTATGATAATTTAGCAAGAGACCTATCAAGATTGCCGGGAGTCTGGGGAGTATACTTCGTTCTCGGTAACATCGATTTTATAGTCATGGCAAGGTTTAAGGATAGAGATGATTTCATGCAGAATTATTTAAATAAAATAACTACTATTAAGAATATTCAGAGCTCAAACACGCATATAATTCTAAGCATCGCGAAAGAAAATTTCTATGAAGTTTTTTAA
- a CDS encoding aspartate aminotransferase family protein, producing the protein MTEEILDSSILDAPRILVTPPGPKSTEILKQQEELETSALNYPKYFKIAIKEAKGSTIIDVDGNIYIDWFAGIAVVNLGHNNPIIRKAVESQLDKVWHYMEVPSEIRVEFMKTLRKTLNFDSKFLFTTTGADAVEAAIKIARWNTGKRHIIAFNEAYHGVSAATVGLSNMLNHRRFQPFHDTNVLRLPYPYEFRCPFKDCLNDILSLVEYEIKNNEVAGIIVEPIAGEGGYIVPPKGFLKGLREIASEHNVLLIVDEIQTGVGRTGKIWAYEWEGIKPDIITISKGIGEGIPISLVAYNKDLDNLPQAFHLGTYRGNPIGMAVGNATLNYLMTSNILERVVTLGDYTKKQFNQIMEDSYKLGKYEVRGLGFMIGIEFSNENKSPISVKPYIDMLLRNGVIMYKAGMFDNVLRYMAPLTIPKLLIDRGLEKFEDVIKSTK; encoded by the coding sequence ATGACAGAGGAGATATTAGATAGTAGTATTCTAGATGCTCCTAGAATACTAGTTACTCCACCTGGTCCTAAGTCAACAGAAATTTTAAAGCAGCAAGAGGAGTTAGAAACCTCAGCTCTAAATTATCCCAAATATTTTAAAATAGCCATCAAAGAAGCTAAGGGATCTACGATTATTGATGTAGATGGAAATATTTACATTGACTGGTTCGCGGGAATAGCAGTGGTTAATTTAGGTCATAATAATCCTATAATTAGGAAAGCAGTAGAGTCGCAATTAGATAAAGTATGGCATTACATGGAAGTTCCTTCAGAAATAAGGGTAGAATTCATGAAAACGTTAAGAAAGACGCTAAATTTTGATTCAAAGTTCTTATTTACCACTACCGGTGCGGATGCAGTAGAAGCAGCAATCAAAATAGCCAGATGGAATACTGGTAAAAGGCATATCATAGCATTTAATGAAGCATATCATGGAGTTTCAGCAGCTACTGTAGGACTAAGTAATATGCTTAATCATAGAAGATTCCAACCATTTCACGATACTAATGTACTGAGATTACCCTATCCATATGAATTCAGATGTCCGTTTAAAGATTGTTTAAATGATATTCTTTCATTAGTTGAGTATGAAATTAAAAATAATGAGGTAGCTGGGATAATAGTTGAGCCAATAGCAGGAGAAGGCGGATATATTGTACCTCCGAAAGGATTTTTAAAAGGGTTAAGAGAAATCGCTAGCGAGCACAACGTTTTGTTAATAGTAGACGAAATTCAGACGGGAGTAGGAAGAACAGGTAAGATTTGGGCATATGAATGGGAAGGGATAAAGCCTGATATTATAACTATCTCTAAAGGTATTGGAGAAGGTATACCAATTTCATTAGTGGCTTATAATAAAGATCTCGATAATTTACCTCAAGCTTTTCATTTAGGCACTTATAGAGGGAACCCCATAGGAATGGCTGTAGGAAATGCCACCCTTAATTATCTAATGACCTCTAATATTTTGGAGAGAGTAGTAACATTAGGTGATTATACTAAGAAACAATTTAATCAAATTATGGAAGACAGTTATAAGCTAGGTAAATACGAAGTGAGAGGATTAGGATTCATGATAGGTATAGAATTCTCAAATGAGAACAAAAGTCCAATAAGCGTCAAACCTTATATAGACATGTTACTGAGAAATGGAGTAATAATGTATAAGGCTGGTATGTTCGATAATGTACTAAGATATATGGCGCCACTAACTATACCTAAGCTACTGATAGATAGGGGATTAGAAAAATTTGAAGATGTGATAAAAAGTACCAAATAA